A single window of Periplaneta americana isolate PAMFEO1 chromosome 14, P.americana_PAMFEO1_priV1, whole genome shotgun sequence DNA harbors:
- the LOC138713339 gene encoding uncharacterized protein, translating to MASPGTPYAASHRVRLCSEFKHHQNQPLPVLAPPELPPTGCACAVSSRNFHGAQNDLPVHSVQELLQAPHPSPHTPPCCTFLPVLPTCGDACTEHHPLAFTVMNLTQRISV from the exons ATGGCCAGTCCCGGCACCCCCTATGCTGCCTCCCACAGGGTGCGCCTGTGCAGTGAGTTCAAACACCACCAGAACCAGCCATTGCCGGTCCTGGCGCCCCCTGAGCTGCCTCCCACAGGGTGCGCCTGTGCAGTGAGTTCTAGAAACTTTCATGGTGCCCAAAACGATCTTCCCGTCCATTCCGTGCAAGAGCTGCTGCAGGCTCCGCACCCGAGCCCGCACACACCTCCCTGCTGCACCTTCCTGCCCGTGCTGCCCACATGCGGAGATGCTTGTACAGAGCATCACCCACTCG CATTTACTGTGATGAACCTCACTCAGAGAATCAGCGTATAA